A single region of the Brassica rapa cultivar Chiifu-401-42 chromosome A03, CAAS_Brap_v3.01, whole genome shotgun sequence genome encodes:
- the LOC103855801 gene encoding transcription elongation factor SPT4 homolog 1: protein MRMGEVAAQIPTSFGHELRACLRCRLVKTYDQFRDSGCENCPFFKIEEDPERIVDVTTPNFNGTISMMDPRRSWAARWLRIGKFAPGCYALAVSETLSEDMQSLCQEERVQYIPPKRI, encoded by the exons ATGAGAATGGGAGAGGTGGCTGCGCAGATTCCGACGAGTTTCGGCCACGAGCTCAGGGCTTGTCTTCGTTGCCGTCTCGTCAAGACCTACGATCAG TTTAGGGATTCGGGGTGCGAGAATTGCCCATTCTTCAAGATAGAGGAGGATCCTGAGCGTATCGTCGATGTTACCACCCCTAATTTCAACGG tACAATCTCTATGATGGATCCACGCAGAAGTTGGGCGGCGAGATGGTTAAGAATTG GTAAATTTGCTCCTGGTTGCTACGCTCTTGCTGTCTCAGAGACACTCTCAGAGGACATGCAG TCACTATGCCAAGAAGAGCGAGTTCAGTACATTCCGCCAAAACGCATTTGA